Within Scyliorhinus torazame isolate Kashiwa2021f chromosome 9, sScyTor2.1, whole genome shotgun sequence, the genomic segment CTGTTCTGTACAaggttcccctccacccccccccccccccctcccctcctcccctccccaccccagcctgcTCTTTCTCAGTAGCCTAGTAAATACTTCCTTTCCAAGTATTTATTCGGTCCCCCATCTCCCTTTTAAAAGTTACAATGAGATATTTTTCCGCTCTTCAGAGGGGATCAGAGCAACAACTTGCTTCTTTTGAGACATTTGGTTGCATTTAACCTGAGAAAGGGAGGGGGTTAAATTTACACTTGCCTGAAAGCATCTGCGAGCGTGTACGGATAGGGCCGAATGGACAGGCAAGTGTTCGATAAATGGagtgcagagaaatgtgaggtcatgcattttggcggagtgatggggagagacatTAGTCACACAATGGTCCAGTTGGAAAGAGTGCGCCGGGACAGAGCGACCTGGAGGCTCATCGATGTTCGAAAGGGGGCAGGTCACATTGAGAGAGTGGTCAGCAACGCACATGGGAGCCTGGACTTTGTAAGTGGAGGCATTGGGTGCAAAGGAAGCGGGGCTGAATCTTTTCAAatctctggttaggccacaactggagaatTGTGTCCAGTCCTGGTCACCACGCTTTGGGAAGGATGTGAGGGCCcatgagaaggtgcagaagagatttaccggaatgGTTTTAGGTAGGGGAGTGTTTCGGTTACAAGGGTCTGGGGCTGTTCTCCGTGGAGCagcggagattgaggggggatttgatcgaggggggcaCGATTATGTCAGGTTTAGATCAAGTGGACAAAGACAATTTTTGGAGGAACTGAACGTACAGGGATAGATTCaggagtgggactgagtggatcgcTGTACatggatgcgatgggctgaatggtctcattgTGTGCCCTAAATGACTCCCTAGCACCCAAAGGTGGGAGGAGGTGTGACAGAAAACCCGGAGTCAGTACTCACATGATGGCATGGATTCTGCAGCCGTTGCCGGCCAACTGTATCTTGTAACCTTTCACGATCTTTGATGGAATTAGTTTGTCCCCGGTGGAAAGGCAGCAATCTTCCGAAGTATTGCCGTTCTCACTGGCTGGAGAGAAGATTAAACAGAGAGTCAACATACCTTCAGTGATCAGCGGAGGGTCTCGTCCTACCCCAGGCACCTAACCTTGTTTCATCTCTGATAACCCTACGAGAGAGGGCGGCCAGGTTGCGGTTAGCCAGGGACCACGTGCCCTGGGCTGGGGGAGAAGTGGCCGGAATGAGAGCGGGAAGGTGGGGGTTGAAGAATTGGTGCAGCGATTTTAGCAGCGACTCTCCTGGCGGATCACAAGTGCACCTGCAGCTCTTTCCACCTCCCCAGCTGCTGACTGCCTTCCTGTGCATTGCCAAGGCCGCAGTGTCCAACATGGGCATGCTCGGGAAGCAACGGAGAGTCAGAGGAGGAAATGTGGAATGACACAGGGCAGGAGCGGTTTGCTCCTTTGTGCCGCTACCTGCCATAGAACCACAGAACCCCTACacagcagaaggaggccgtttggcccatcgagtctgcgccgaccctctgaaagaacaccccacctcggcccactccctcaccctatccccgtaaccccacctaacctgcacatctttggacactaagtggcaggttagcatggccaatgcacctaacctgcacgtctttggactgtgggaggaaaccagagcgcccgcagatacggggagaaggtgcagactccgcacagacagtcacctgaggccggaatggaacccgtgtcgctggcgctgtcaggcagcagtgctaaccactgtgccactgagccgCCCTGTGGCAGAACTATCCAATTGAGCCCAGACCTcgtgctctctcctcatagccctgcaatTTCTCATCCAATTCCTTTTGAAAGTGACGACTGAGATTGCTTCCATCGCCCTGTCAGGTATTGCGATGCAGAACATTATgtgaaaaataaaaaaaattctccCTCGCAACATCTGCTTTCCCCGGTTTTCAAATGATCTTAAATCCGTATCCTCGGCTCTTCGATATCCCTGCCGCTGAAATGATTTCCCCCCATTATTCTATTGGAAGACCTTGGGACTAAGTCACTCCTGCCTCGGAGGGCACTACTGACCTTGTGAGACGCTGCGCAGAGTGGCGGAAATGATGAAGAGGAGAGCGACAGTGGAGAATACGGTGCTCTTCATGGTGAGGTGCAGGCAGGGACTCTCTGGGCAGTTTTCTTCCTCCCTCCTGGGCTGCCTGTTGCTCTGTGCTGCTCTCCTCGATTCAGCCTCAGCTATTTATACTCTCAAGTGGCTGGAGTTTCACATTGACTCACGACTTTCTACTAACCGCAGAATTCGTCTGCCAACCTCTGATAGGCTCTCCCAACTATTTACCTTGGCATTGCTCCAATGCTTGAAGCAAGTCGCTGTCAATCGGCCAGCCGTCTTTGCTTTTCTTGTTAGATCCTGGAGCCTGTCCCAACTCttctcccacccatccatccaaacaCATCCATCCCATCCAAACTCTTTCAGGGTTGTATTTTTAACTCTTTCCTGAGTTGTTGACTGGGAATTGAACGCTGAGGGTTTGCTAATTGCGTGTGCGCCCGTTCTGATTTTCCATTATTTTGGCCCCAATTTCCCAGTGAACTTCGAGGTGTTCAGACATTCCCGATCCCGGGTGGCTACCTCCTTATCCCTGAATGCCGGCACAATGCTGGCTCATGTCACCAGAGGCAAGGAGAGTATAGTCCCACTGCCTGAAGACCCGCACAcccagtgttgctctctttggttggctctgaacatggcggtcaatatggtcgccttccttaattctaattacttttgctttagagtcgccaggtacctttcgataccgccacaaggttcaaacccgaatactgatcaaagagtcggtactccagttagttagttcaaagtcaatactatttatttacacacacagcaatatctactcctgcacgaaatactacagactaaactatctctaatgctaaagcctatacttagctttgggcgcccactcagtcagaggaacaatggccgttgttcggttctgaggctgctggggtcgaagtggtgaaggggaacagctaaggtcgtccgtctggaagcgagcgttgaccttggacttacttgcttctggtgcagctggtggacgggtctctccgctgtgagagccgagtccaagagagcgattctcactTGGGGGCTTCTTCTTATACCCGtagggggcttcgcgctcttttgggtgggccttgaatttGGCCCAATCAATTAGGCCatctcttgatcattcgcattgatcctgaccaataaaggggtgggtgccctgatggctgggcgtatcctaggtggccgttggcctgctttgttttctgctttcggtttgcggaactggcgccgtgaggtcaggggccagatcggttacttaagtatcttcccttGTTCCCggcgatgggccatccatatgctaataggcctacagtttcagtcttgtctgggagctgcggctccaatatgcagacaggctctgtgcctgcctgctttcttggcATTGTCCCTATTTCCctgtaatctttgcaaatgtcaattttatattctggaagtggccattccagatggttacaccagacataggaacagctacttccccacagctacaagactcctcaacgactccccctcggactgatctgttccctgtaagaacactattcacgacgccctatgctgctcttgctcatgtatttgttttgtttggccccttgttccgcactgtaaccaatcactgtttgtcgatgtaccatttgtcaatgttctctgttggttattcttttgtctactgtgtacgtactgcgtacgttcctcggccgcagaaaaatacttttcactgcacttcggtacatgtgacaataaatcaaatcaaatcaattcaaatggttgtCTTTTTCCCCCCTGTAAATTCTGTCATGTCCTTGAGTTGAGCCCAGCGTTCAGGCCTGTGCTAACTTCGACAGAGAGACCAGTGTGCCAGCCTGCCCACTCGCTGTGCCCGCTCCCCTGCCATGCCTCCGCGAAACGCAGCTGCCAGTGAGAGAAATAATTATTTTTATGTTGTGGCTGCGCAGTGCCCCTCAGCAGCCTCTGCAGACACTTTGGAAAGGGTGACTTTGATCGGCAGTGACGTGTACAGGCGAATGCCGCAGGCATTTTCAACATGACAGCGCGAGAGCGCGGCATCTGCCGTGGGCTGACAGGAGGAAATTCGAGAAAGGATAGACCTCGCATTTATATACCGTCTCCCATGACTTCACACCGTCTCCAAGCCCTTTACAgccaatacactgcttttgaaatgCTCACTGTTGTTCTTCTCAGACGGTCCCTCAGAGTCGAGGGTGATCAGCTCCCTCATTAAAAACGAGCTCTCAGGTGACTGAGGAACCCAATGAGTGACTTACGGTCTCTGTCACAGGCGGGGCCgttggaggagagggtggggtgcctgggtgggtggggtgccccgGGTGGGTGAGGTGCCCGGGTGGGTGCAGTGCCCGGGTGGGTGAGCCCTGGGTGAGCTCGGAGCTGCCAGCAGAGATGATCAAGACCAACCTTGGAGTTCTTAAGAAGAGCCATGCTGCTGTTAGTCTGTGAAATTCTCTCCCTCGGGGAGCAGTGCAGGCTGGGCCATGGAATATATTCATGGTTGAGTTAGACAGAGTTTAGGTTGAGGAGTTAAAGGTTAAAGGTgggagacaggaaagtggagttaacgtcacaatcagatcttattgaatgggcgagcaggctcgaggggccaagtggcctactcctgctcctagttcttgtgttctcatTTTGGCTGCCGGAATTGGCGGCATCTGAGCTGATCCTGATCTGGTTCATTCCCATTAGGATGGGACAGTGAACGTCCTGTTATTTGCAGTGTAACCCAGAGTTACAGCATTGCTGGTTAACGCAGGGACCCAGTCTGCACAGGTCTGGTATCAGCCGCCCCTCAGAGGGCTGATTGTTTCCGAAGGTCAAATCCCACCCCAGAAATCGCCGTTCtttatccaggctgacactcccagtgcggggctgagggagtgctgcacctttgGGGGGAACCGTGTTTCTGATGTGACGTTAAACCTGGGCCTCTGTCTGCTCTCaaacatggatgtaaaagatcccgtggcacGATTTGAAAGGCCTCGGAGGTCGTGCTCAGCTCTCTACCCCTCATCCAGAGAGTTaccctttgcccggcagagggtccTCAGTGCTGCCCTTTGATGGATGGGTGTTGTCAGCTACTCTTTGGCGCTGCTGCCCTTAGGGTACAGGCATCCGAGGTTGCAGGACTTCCAGCCTGGAGAATTGTATCTCAGACAGGGCACCTGTTCGTTTGAGAAGGCACTTCAGAACTCAGGGACTGTCATGTGCGACCACAAATAACCaggctaatccctcctttgagcTAGCCTTCAGCTGTCAATTTAGGGGTTTGTCACAGTCAATGGGGAGTGACTTTAAACAAGCAAGAACAAAGGGGAAAATTCAAGGCGGTGGGGGTAAAGGTGCAGCATGTCTCTGTGCTCCGAGAGCTTTGTTGTATCGAAAGGCTGCAGCTGTAGTTTGCCCTGCTATGGGTGCTCACAAGAAATAAAGCTGGTTTCAATGCTTCACTGATTCAAAAGCTCTGCCCCTGCCCCAGAGGCGACTCCCGACttgaccccctccagccccccaaccCGTTGAAGGACCCCCACAGCAGCTGTCCGGCCGCTACGATGCCCTTGAGCAGTATGGAGGTACGCGGAGAGGGTTACTCACCTCCTCGCTCCCCCTCAGTGTTCACGGCCCCTGGTCTCTGCTTTTGTGGAGCAGTACCGAATGACGCTCCCCTGACTACCTGCTCGGGGGGAGACGGGGATGGACGGACCCCTGGACAGCCGCTGCATTCAACGCTaaggagattgaaatgaatgcaaatgaggtgtGACCCTGATCCCGGCAGGGGGAGCCGGCTGGGAGGATGGCAAACTGTTCGTTGCCCAGCGCGAATCCCGTTTTCCGGCTCTCCCACTACTCCCCTGACATAGCGGGATTTGCGCGCATGAaatgcagccggagaatcgccccccctctGACTGCTGCCAAACTGGAGAAAGGTCATCCAGGAGGGCACTGACCACATGGAGAGTTATTCACATGGAGAGATATCGTTGGGAATGTGCAGAGATGGAATCGAGCTCTCGGAGGGACCACACAAACCTCGAAACAACCCAACCTCCAAACACCACCTCCATCCCCTGGACCAGACCCGATGTTACTGCCCACCCAGGGCCCACACCTCGCAGTGCGGCAGGTATGCATCACGGAGGAGGTTGCAGGCGGGGTGGGTAGGCCGAAGGGTGGGATGGGgtatccgtgcccctggccagtttcgGGCACCGCGGGGGCcactggccctggcacctgtcccgAATGCAAAGGTTaacgtcggctggcactgcccttgccaggggtaTGCTCCATGGCCACCGCTCCACACCCCTGTAGGGGGTACTATGGGTGCTGCCCTGCATGGGTGGTGGCGGATGGCGGCCGGGTGCAGTGGCGTGACGGAGGGtgcggtgggggttggggtgggggcactgtcatgtgagagtacctttaagaaatggatgtttaagcaatgtacctttaagaaatggagctgatcatattactgaagtgatgtcagagggtggggggagctgagctcacttctgcttttggtttcagtttgaggagaaagctgggagtgtccgtGTTTtgttgagagctgcaggaagaaaacacagagctggtctgttcatGTCTGCAAatacaaagactataaatatattgaatgtaaccccaTGTCTGTTTTttaaggttgaagtcttttggatgtttaaaggaacagtttgaaggattatttagtgttgtagtcttttggggttatctttgaagtaatgggtgttaagatattcaatgtttgtttttttaaaggttaaattgagttcatagaataaacattgttttgttttaaaaaccatttgtccatttctgctgtatcacacctggagagtgggccgtgtgcttcccacaccacaatctattaacagttgtgggtcggttgaactccatgaaacactttggggttctgtagacccggacccataacagcacCCATATGGCCGGAGTCACTCTGCAGTGGTCAGTGGGTTACGCAGACAGGTAATGGTGGTCCGGGACTGGATACTGCCTCactcgcatggggggggggggggggggcacccagccCGCTCGGCCTGCTCCCCTGTCATCCCCCTGAGCCCTGGCCGGGCCCCCCCCATTCCATCCCAGTCAGCCTGgcctctgtccagcccagcagcccGCAATCGGCCCTCTCCgtgtcctgcctctctctctctctccctcagcagcaacggcgccggtttcaccatttttaaaagcacaagtgaaccgcaccttcGGGAACTCGAACCACCTGAGCAGGATAATCCCGGAGGCCTCGGAAAATACCGGGTCGGGCCAGCTAATGAtaagcaaacggtgtttactgtaggtGCATTACGGaaagcattgacgccgctgtcgaggtgacagagaattgtttttttttttaaataatattttattgaaaatttttggtcaaccaacacagtacattgtgcatcctttacacaacattataacaatacagataataatgaccttttttatttaaacaagaacaaaagaaaccaacaacaaataaataaatattaaataacaaaaataaaaactagccctaattggcaactgccttgtctcaggccaccaccccccccccccccccccaccccccccctccccccccaagtcctgggctgctgctgctgccttcttttttcccccatctatctttccgcaagatattcgacgaacggttgccaccgcctggtaaacccttgagccgacccccttaggacgaacttaatccgctctaactttatgaaccccgccatatcatttatccaggtctccacccccgggggcttggcttctttccacattagcaatatcctgcgccgggctactagggacgcaaaggccaaaacatcggcctctctcgcctcctgcactcccggctcttgtgcaaccccaaatatagccaacccccagcttggttcgacccggactcctac encodes:
- the LOC140429082 gene encoding C-C motif chemokine 19-like, with the translated sequence MKSTVFSTVALLFIISATLRSVSQASENGNTSEDCCLSTGDKLIPSKIVKGYKIQLAGNGCRIHAIMFLTKHSKHLCAPPDAKWVTALMHKVDMRKKQKTQPRRKQRRAQNKGKRRA